In Streptomyces nodosus, one DNA window encodes the following:
- a CDS encoding HAD domain-containing protein, whose amino-acid sequence MDGPLIPFGSSSGHLQTAAVDSSTSPGQGNPLLKRLDPGLGARLMALGCHLVWATTWMEEANETVSPRIGLPRLPVVEWPDFRADEGPRGLHWKTRHLVEWADGRPFLWVDDEISAMDRLWVDASHPGPSLLHRVDPTKGLMNADFSTLTGWLCAAAPR is encoded by the coding sequence ATGGACGGTCCGCTCATCCCGTTCGGATCGTCGTCCGGTCACCTACAGACCGCTGCCGTCGACTCCTCGACGTCTCCCGGTCAGGGGAACCCGCTGTTGAAGCGGCTCGATCCTGGGCTCGGAGCACGCCTCATGGCTCTGGGCTGCCATCTCGTGTGGGCGACGACCTGGATGGAGGAGGCGAATGAGACTGTCTCCCCACGCATCGGGTTGCCGAGGCTGCCCGTCGTGGAATGGCCGGACTTCCGTGCCGACGAAGGTCCGCGCGGATTGCATTGGAAGACCCGTCACCTCGTCGAGTGGGCCGACGGTCGGCCGTTCCTCTGGGTCGATGACGAGATCAGTGCCATGGATCGCCTGTGGGTCGACGCCAGCCACCCTGGACCATCACTGCTTCATCGCGTCGACCCGACCAAAGGCCTCATGAACGCCGACTTCTCCACGCTCACCGGCTGGCTCTGCGCTGCTGCGCCGAGGTGA